The nucleotide sequence CGCTTGACATATCGCCAAAGCTTTCTGAAATCTCCTCTTCTAAGATAGGTATTCTCAAAGTTCCTCCCAATGTTCTTATCTCTAAAAAGTACGTTGTGGAGGCACTTTCACCAAATACTGAAGAGAACAGTACTCTATCTTGAGTAAATCCCTGAGAAATGATTGATTTTGAGGGAATCACCTGATATCCAACAGAATGGTGTGTCATTTTGTAAACATTGAGTCTGTACTCGCTGATATTGAGCATATTATCCTTTATCGATAAGATTACGTAGTAAATAGGGTAGAAATATTTCGGAATCCCGTTTTTCGCTTTCACGTAGTATTCGTCATCCATCCAAGGTCTAAAAGATATGAATTCGCCAAGGATGGTTTCACCACGTTTTTTAGTATCTTCCACTATCTGCGCTTTAAGTTTTTCAATGTTTTCGTCATACTTCGATATTGGAGCAAACGAGAACAAATAAACCATCATCTCAAAAAGCCCGGTAATAATAAAAACAATGCTAATTCCCATCTTGGCAAACTCAACAATCATGGAGTATCTTGAAAATAGTTGAATGTTTGAAAAGTCCATGAAAAGAAATATTATGCCTAATATCATTAATATAAGATATTTTACTGGAAATTTTAGAAAAAAGCTCTTATCAGATTTACTGAACATCGAGAGACACCCTCCTCATCTAACTGAAGCAAAGTTTAGTTACATATTACATAGTAATGGTTCACTAATGGTTCACTGCTCCTCAACATTTTTTAAAAACTCTTCGTATTTTCTGTCTATTTCTTCTTTTTCTTTCTTAATGGTTATTAATTTCTCACGAGCCTTTGTGAGAAGAGTTATCGCTTTTGAATAAAGGACTACTTGTTTTTCTATATCAAGTTCTGTTGAAATGAAATAGCCTTTGATGGTCTCTATTATATCCATAAGCTCTTTAAAAGTGAGTTTCTCAATATCTGCTTCTTTCAATTCCAAAACTTTGTCGACAGTGATCTCTTCAGATTTCATGATCAAACCTCCCTTTTAACTTCCTATTTATATACTCAACATAAGTAATTTCATATAATTTTCGCATCCACCCTACCATCGATGAAATTGATTCTAACTGTCTCTCCCGCTGTAGTCTCTTTCTTAGACTTTACGAGTTTACCATCTTTCGTGATAAGCACACCACCCATAGACAAAACAACCATAGAACCTGCAACATTATCGAGCTCGTTTTTTACAGATTGTACCTTGTCCAATAAGGACAGGTAAATCCTGTCTAAGTTCGCTGAAAGTGTGCCATATAACTCCATTTTCGCAGTTACATCTTTTAGTTTTAACGAAAGGTTGCTATCAAAAAAACTCACTGAATTTTCGATGTTTTGGTTCATTTCTGACATTTTCAAATTCAAATTCCTCGAAACGCTTCTTGTAAAATCGAAAGAAAATTTCTTTTCAAATGCTTCAAGGTTAATAAGTCGAGTGAAATTCTTAGCACTGTCACTAATATTCTTTGCGTTCCTAAGGATATTACTCCTCAGCGTATCCCGGAGCGTATTGTAAGTATTGGATTGCAATTCATTCTCAGTAATCCTTATGACATTCAAAATATTTTGTTGAAGTTCTCTATAACCATTATCAACCTCGTCGAGGTAGTTCTTTATCTGTAGCGATATCTCCTTGGCAACAGCGGTCGGTGTCGGAAATCTTCTCCAAGCAACGTAGTCTATAACCGTTTCGTCTTTTTCGTGACCAATGCCTGTGAGTACCGGTATGAAATCGTTCATCCGCGCTACTTTCACTGCGAGTTCATAATCGTCAAAGTACATCAGATCGCTTGGTCCTCCACCACCGCGGATGATTACGACCACATCATACTTCTTATTTGACACACTACAAAACTCTACAATTCTGTTCAGAGCCGCAGTGACTTCTTGTGCTGTCGACACACCCTGCATCGAAGACTCGTAGAGGTGTATTACGGGCTTGTAGGCATCCGGAACCAAAAGATTTGAGAGGAAATCGAAATATCCCTGTGCAGTTCTGGACGTAACCACGGCTATGAGTTTTATAGGCTCAAGTTCCGACAGATTGTGAACCTCCTGCATCAACAAACCTTGTTTAAGAAGGTCTTCTTTTATCTTCTGTCTTCTTTTGAGAATGTCTGATTCACCTTGTGGTGCTATTGAATCAGCCCAGAAGCTGAACTGGAACCTATCAGGGTAAAAAGATAACTTGCCCTGAAACTCCCATTTCTTATGTTCTAAATCATAGATGCTTTTGACACCAAAAGCTGAGAGGTACTTGAGAATGCTACTTGCCACACCTTGCCAGACGTAAACAGTAAGTTCTGTCTTTTTATTTCCAGGACTTTCTTGCGAAACAGTGATGTAAAGCGAACCGTTGTACGGCTTTACTTTCACAACATCCGCACTGAATTTGTATCTTTGATTCAGTATATCCGTTTCCTTCAGCCTTGCATGGATATATTCGACAAATTCCCTTAAAGTTGGAAAATCAAGCAAATCACTTTGCCTTAAATTCTCCACTGCTTCCCACCACTGCCTTCAGAATTTTTATGTTACCTCGTGCATCAACGACTTCGAACTCCCACTCTCGCTCCATAGTCTTATATCCGTCGTTCAAAGTCTCTATTGTTACTGTATCATCCTCAATAGTAACTTTCTTGAGGTTGTAATCACCTTTCAAATAATCGAGCGTTTTTCCATCGTCTTCGTAGAAATATCCATAAACCTTCGATTTCTGGTTTGTTCTGAACACTCTCCAACTGATCTTTTTAACTTTCGGCATATCAACGTATTCTGTTGGTTCCATCGTTGGAACAGCAGTATTTACAATTTGGAAGGCGGGTATGTGTTCAATCGGTGTTTCAACAATGTTCCAACCAGCTTTGTGAACATTTCCATTGAAAATATTAATCGCCTTTTTTGGAAGCCATACTAATCTCTTCTGTGTGTTTGGTCTATAAATTGGTGCAACTATAATGCTGTCGCCGAAGATAAACTGGTCCTCTAAATTAAACGCTTCCTCTCTGGCATAATCAAGGAACATAGGCCTAATGAGTGGCTTTCTGTTCAGAATGCCGAGCATGTACTGAGTGTATATGTATGGCAAGAGTTTGTATCTCCACCTTATAACATTTTTGAGCAATTCTTCAACTTCTGGCCCAAATTGCCACGGCTCTTGTCTTGCTGTTCCAATAGCCGAATGGTTTCTGAACATCGGTGTGAACAAGCCCAATTGCATGAATCTTATAAGCAACTCGGCATTGACATCTCCACCGAATCCTCCAACATCGCATCCGCTGTAAAACACTCCGCATAAACTAAGTGAATTCAGTCTCACTGTCTCTTGGAGTATGTGTTCCCACCAGCTATGATTATCGCCAGTCCAGACACCACCGTATCTCTGGATTCCAGAATATGCCGACCTCGTAATCAAGAATGGTCTTCTATTTTCCTGTTGCAACATCTCCGAAGTTGCGCGTTGCATGTTGAAACCGTAGGTGTTTTTAACCTTCCAGTGCTCAATTCCATCGAGGTGTACTATATCGTCCCCATGTCCCCTTCTGCCTATTTCACCTATGCTTCCAAGCGTTCCGGCAAGATTTATTCCATCTTCAAGTTTAGCATTCCTCAACCGTTCCCTTGCCTCTTCTAAATCACCCTCGGTAGCAAATATAGCAATTTCGTTCATATCGTTCCAAAAGCCGTCTATTCCATCGTCTAAATATTTCTTTGCATTCTTAGCCCACCATCTTCGCACTTCCGCATTCCTGAAATCCGGGAATCTAACTCTACCGGGCCAAACAGCCCCTTCCAAATCTTTTCTATCTTTTCCCTTCAAAAAGTACTTATCTTTACCTTCTTCGAAGGCGAAGTAATCTTTCTCAACCTTCACACCCGGGTCAAGTATAGAAACTACCTTGAAGCCATCTTTATGAAGCTTTTCCAACATGTTCTTGTAATTTGGAAAATTCTCCTTGCTCCAAGTGAACACTTTGTATTTTTCCATATAATCTATGTCAAGATATATAACATCACACGGTATTTTCTTCTCTCTAAAATTTTTCGCTATATCGAACACTTCGTTTTCGTTGAAATAGCTCCATCGTGATTGCTGATATCCAAACGCCCAGATTGGGAACGCTATATTGTCGCCTGTTAGTTCCAGATACTCTTTGACGATTTCATGAATTGATTTCCCCTCTATTATATATTGATTGAAACCTTCTCCGAGGACTTTGAACGTCAATATCCCGTCGTTTTTTGAATTTAAATCTATCTCCATGTAGCCTGGATAATCAGTGAAACAACCGTACATCTTCTTCAAGTCCTTTGAGACAAAGATAAAAAATGGAAAACTCTTATAAAGAGGGTCGGAAGTGGGGTGGTGTGTAAAGTTGTCCGTATTCCAGAATATGTATTTTCTACCCTTTCTGTCCATCGGTCCAACCTTATCGCCGAATCCAAAGAAATATCCATCCATTATGTGCTTGCGTTTAAGAACAAGAAGAGGCTTTCCATTGTCTTGGGCCTTTTCAATGGCCACATCTTGAAATAGATCAGAATAGTCAGAAGACACTGACTTCCTTACTCTCTGCTTAATCACTGCTTCGCTATTCACCTTCGGAATTCCGTAGACTAATTTCTTTATCAATTTAAACTCCCTCCATTTTTCTGAATTATCATACATCAAATATCATATTATCTATCAATCTCGCTTTTCCAACAAATACTGCGAGCGCTATCAACACCTTTCCGTCGATTGATTCAACAGGTGTAAGCGTCTTTTCATCGGCAATTTCGACATAGTCAATTCTAAGAAGTGGATGGTCCAATATTTTAAGCATTTCCTCTTTTATTTTATTCACGTTTCTTTCCCCAGATTCAATCATTTCTTTAGCTTTCAGAAGAGACTTATATAACCTCGTTGCTTCTTTTCTTTCCTCTTCGTTCAGGTAGACATTCCTCGACGACATTGCCAATCCATCTTCTTCCCTAACTATTGGCATTTCTATCATCTCAACGTCCATATTCAAGTTCTCAACCATTCTCTTAAGTACCCTAAACTGCTGTGCATCCTTTTGACCGAAGTATGCTCTTGTCGGCTTCACTATGTTGAATAACTTCGCAACAACCGTGCAGACGCCTCTAAAATGACCCGGCCTGCTTGCACCGCACAGATACTTTGAAAGCTCGATTTCATCGACGTAAACTGAGTAGAATTGTGGATACATCTCCTCAACAGGAGGGTTGAAGACATAATCGACTCCGAGAGGTTCAAGTAACCTCAAATCTCTTTCCAAATCCCGAGGATATCTGCTGTAATCTTCATTTGGACCGAACTGTGTTGGATTAACAAAGATACTGACTACAACAACATCATTTTCTTTGCGTGCCTGCTCAACTAAACTGAGATGTCCCTTATGAAGGTAACCCATCGTTGGTACGAAACCTATCGTCTTATTTTTCTCTCTGAGCTCTTTTGTTATTCTCTTCATTTCTGATACCGTGTGAACAAGGCGCATACTTTTCTACCCTCCCTTCAGACAAAAAAAGAACTGCCATCAAGTAATCTTCAAATAATCCCCGTTACTTCGAGACCGCGAAAGTATGGGATATTTACTCACGATTTATTTCAAACGTATGTAATTTCCTCGCTCTGTTCTGGACACAACTCCTTTAAGCTCAAGAGTTGTCAGAAGCAACATCACGTGGGAAAACGCCCTTCCTGTGCGACTTACGATGCTGTCTATCGTCGATTCTTCTACTATTGATTCCAGAAGCTCCTTTTCTTCCTCAGATAACTCGATCAATTTGCGATGGTTCTTGAAACCGTAATAATCCAATATGTCTTGCGGTTCGGTAACCAAAAACGCTCCACTCTTAATCAGGTAATTAGGACCAGTCGACGTCTGTCTAAGGATATCGCCTGGTACTGCAAATATATCTTTTCCTTGTTCGAGTCCAAATTTGGCAGTAATGAGCGCACCGCTATCAATACTCGCCTCGGTTACGAGGACACCTTTTGAAAGACCAGATATTATACGATTTCTCTCAACAAACGTGTACTTTTTCGGTTCCTCCCAAGGTAAGTATTCACTAACAACGCAACCATTCTTTATTATTTCTTCGTAAAGTGATTTGTTGGATTTAGGATAAACGTAGTCTATGCCACTACCAAGCACCGCTATTGTCGACCTCTTTACTTTCAATGCTGAGTAATGCGCAACTGTGTCAACTCCGTAAGCCATGCCGCTTACGATCACAAAATGCTTTGCCAATTCTGTGGCAAACATTTCCGTTACAACCTTTCCGTAGCTCGTTATCTTCCTCGTACCAACGATCGCAAACATGCTTGAAGCTAAGAATTCTGAATTTCCTCTAACGAATAAACAAACCGGAGGATGAGTGATATGCTTCAAATCCTCCGGATATTGTTCATCCCAGTAAGTTATTAAAGATGTATCTCGATTCTTCGAGAGGTATTCCACAACCCTCGCTCTAACCATGCGATAGTCTTCTGAATTTTCAAGAATACTTTGAAGAGCTTGACTACCGTATTGAATATACTCATCAATCTCTTCTACGCCCTTCTTGAAAACTCTCGAAAGCACTGCAATAGTGACAGAATCGTATTGTTTCATCCTCGCTCCTTCATCTGCTATCAATGAGAATGAACAGAGTTCGCATTCTTATTTGCAAGAATCTCTTTTATCCTTTCTTCAACTCCATTC is from Fervidobacterium gondwanense DSM 13020 and encodes:
- the dprA gene encoding DNA-processing protein DprA; amino-acid sequence: MKQYDSVTIAVLSRVFKKGVEEIDEYIQYGSQALQSILENSEDYRMVRARVVEYLSKNRDTSLITYWDEQYPEDLKHITHPPVCLFVRGNSEFLASSMFAIVGTRKITSYGKVVTEMFATELAKHFVIVSGMAYGVDTVAHYSALKVKRSTIAVLGSGIDYVYPKSNKSLYEEIIKNGCVVSEYLPWEEPKKYTFVERNRIISGLSKGVLVTEASIDSGALITAKFGLEQGKDIFAVPGDILRQTSTGPNYLIKSGAFLVTEPQDILDYYGFKNHRKLIELSEEEKELLESIVEESTIDSIVSRTGRAFSHVMLLLTTLELKGVVSRTERGNYIRLK
- a CDS encoding exodeoxyribonuclease VII yields the protein MKSEEITVDKVLELKEADIEKLTFKELMDIIETIKGYFISTELDIEKQVVLYSKAITLLTKAREKLITIKKEKEEIDRKYEEFLKNVEEQ
- the panC gene encoding pantoate--beta-alanine ligase; its protein translation is MRLVHTVSEMKRITKELREKNKTIGFVPTMGYLHKGHLSLVEQARKENDVVVVSIFVNPTQFGPNEDYSRYPRDLERDLRLLEPLGVDYVFNPPVEEMYPQFYSVYVDEIELSKYLCGASRPGHFRGVCTVVAKLFNIVKPTRAYFGQKDAQQFRVLKRMVENLNMDVEMIEMPIVREEDGLAMSSRNVYLNEEERKEATRLYKSLLKAKEMIESGERNVNKIKEEMLKILDHPLLRIDYVEIADEKTLTPVESIDGKVLIALAVFVGKARLIDNMIFDV
- a CDS encoding TIM-barrel domain-containing protein, which translates into the protein MIKKLVYGIPKVNSEAVIKQRVRKSVSSDYSDLFQDVAIEKAQDNGKPLLVLKRKHIMDGYFFGFGDKVGPMDRKGRKYIFWNTDNFTHHPTSDPLYKSFPFFIFVSKDLKKMYGCFTDYPGYMEIDLNSKNDGILTFKVLGEGFNQYIIEGKSIHEIVKEYLELTGDNIAFPIWAFGYQQSRWSYFNENEVFDIAKNFREKKIPCDVIYLDIDYMEKYKVFTWSKENFPNYKNMLEKLHKDGFKVVSILDPGVKVEKDYFAFEEGKDKYFLKGKDRKDLEGAVWPGRVRFPDFRNAEVRRWWAKNAKKYLDDGIDGFWNDMNEIAIFATEGDLEEARERLRNAKLEDGINLAGTLGSIGEIGRRGHGDDIVHLDGIEHWKVKNTYGFNMQRATSEMLQQENRRPFLITRSAYSGIQRYGGVWTGDNHSWWEHILQETVRLNSLSLCGVFYSGCDVGGFGGDVNAELLIRFMQLGLFTPMFRNHSAIGTARQEPWQFGPEVEELLKNVIRWRYKLLPYIYTQYMLGILNRKPLIRPMFLDYAREEAFNLEDQFIFGDSIIVAPIYRPNTQKRLVWLPKKAINIFNGNVHKAGWNIVETPIEHIPAFQIVNTAVPTMEPTEYVDMPKVKKISWRVFRTNQKSKVYGYFYEDDGKTLDYLKGDYNLKKVTIEDDTVTIETLNDGYKTMEREWEFEVVDARGNIKILKAVVGSSGEFKAK
- the xseA gene encoding exodeoxyribonuclease VII large subunit, whose product is MENLRQSDLLDFPTLREFVEYIHARLKETDILNQRYKFSADVVKVKPYNGSLYITVSQESPGNKKTELTVYVWQGVASSILKYLSAFGVKSIYDLEHKKWEFQGKLSFYPDRFQFSFWADSIAPQGESDILKRRQKIKEDLLKQGLLMQEVHNLSELEPIKLIAVVTSRTAQGYFDFLSNLLVPDAYKPVIHLYESSMQGVSTAQEVTAALNRIVEFCSVSNKKYDVVVIIRGGGGPSDLMYFDDYELAVKVARMNDFIPVLTGIGHEKDETVIDYVAWRRFPTPTAVAKEISLQIKNYLDEVDNGYRELQQNILNVIRITENELQSNTYNTLRDTLRSNILRNAKNISDSAKNFTRLINLEAFEKKFSFDFTRSVSRNLNLKMSEMNQNIENSVSFFDSNLSLKLKDVTAKMELYGTLSANLDRIYLSLLDKVQSVKNELDNVAGSMVVLSMGGVLITKDGKLVKSKKETTAGETVRINFIDGRVDAKII